The genomic stretch CGCTGCTGGCATTTGTGGCACTTGGCCAATTTCATAACCAAATGCAGTAACGTCAACATCGTGATGGCGAACCTCGCTAGAGATCACCACATCACCGACATTGAGTGAGGGTTCAAATCCACCTGCGGAACCGGTATTAATGACACAATCGGGGGCAAAGTTATCAATTAATAATGTGGTTGCAACGGTCGCTGCCACTTTGCCAATGCCTGATTGCACTAGCGTAACATCGTGGCCGGCTAATTTGCCTGAGTAAAAAGTAAAACCGCCTTTGCTGGTGGTTTGAGGGTTTTCCATGGTGTTGCGTAAAATGGTTACTTCCTGTTCCATTGCACCGATAATGCCGACTTTCATTACTAAGTTCCTAATCTGGCGTGTCAAAAATTAGTCTTATTATACGCAAAGCCGCTTTAATTGGTAAAACAAAAAACGGGCTTACGCCCGTTTGGTTATATTTCTGCCAACTGTGTTGATTGGGCTTTTGCTTGAGAGGGGGATAGCACCGCCGGTTTAAAGGTGCGGTTGCGGGTTTTCTTCGGCGGCTCCACTTTTTGTCCCAGCTTAAATAGAATGGCTGCGCGCACTTCCGCGCTTTGATAGCCACTTTTTATCTTCATGCGAATGTGCGGAATGCCAGCAGACTCTAGAGCACCGTTCACAAACCAATCTTTTTGTGCTTTATGGCCGTTTTTATTGGCATTGTTAACCAAGTCCACCGCGGCGACAATTTTTAGCGACTCTTTATCCACTAATACAAAATCGAGTTGTTTGTTCTTCGCTTTGGTTACTGCGGCACGGCGCGCTTTTGCTGAAATGCCAGGTTTGCACTCCAGTACATCGTTAAGCTTAATGCGGCTAACAATTTTATATTTATCACCCACAGCGCGTTCCAGTAACTGCAAAAACGACGCTTCAACGGTAGTAAAAACCGATTCTTTACGATTAAAAGGATAAGGATTGCCACCGACATCGGTGTACTTAGAAGCCACTACGGCGGCGACCACCACCAAAGCCAATATAGCAAGTAACGCGAACTCCATAACAAACTCCAAATCAAAAAAATGACATCTGCATACATAAAGCAATAGCTGTGCCATAAATAGAGTTGAATGTAGTTTTGCAGTAGACGATTATTTAGTTAATACAGCGATCCCGTTTTAACTAAACCACAACCAGGCAACAGTGCTTGCGGCCAGGCAATAGTAAAGCATTGGTAAAAGAGTATAGCGAATGATATCACCTTCTTTGCCCTGTAATCCTACGACACTGGCCGCGGCCACCACATTCACCACTGCTATCATGTTGCCGCCATTAGCCCCAAGCATTTGTAATGCCAACACCAACTGCTGCTCTATGCCTGCTTGGGAAGCTAACGCCTGCTGAAAGCTGGCAAACATTAAGTTTGAAAAGGTTGCCGAGCCGGCAATAAAAGCGCCCAGTGCCCCAACCAAAGGGGCAATAAATAGCCAGATATGGCTAAGATGAGCGGCAACTAACTCCGCTAATGCCAATGGCATGGCCGGCAGGTTTGCGTGGTTTACCTCAGAGAAGAGAAAAATGCGTACCATAGGAACGGCTGCAGCAAGTGATATAAGAGAAGGGAGTAGCATGGTAGTGGTTTGTTTTAATGCGGCACCAAACTGTTTACTCGTACCTGCTTGTAACCAAATGGCAAGGGCTGCCGTTAAAACAAAGACGCTCCCTGGGATATACAAAGGCATCACGGTGACCGAAATAGTAGAGCCAAAAATATGACTCCAACTCATATTGATACTTTGGAGTAAGGCTTTGAAGGGCAGTTCAGGAAGCCGAGTAAGCACCAATAATAGCGCCACTAAGATATAAGGTGCCCAAGCACGATAAATAGTTAAACCTTGCTTGGTTGTCGTTTCGAGTGGCTCACTATCTGGTGTAGGTGTTCTGGGTAACAGCATGCCTTTACGAGCCATTGGACAAATAATAGCAAGACCAATCATGGCACCTAATATTGAAGGAAACTCAGGACCAAATAGCCACGCCACGCAGTAAGCTGGCAGGGTAAAGGCAAATGCGCTGAGGATGGCAAACGGCGCAATAACAAAGCCGTTACGCCAACTTGGTTGAGAGCTAAAAAAGCGACTATACATTAACACCATTATCAGCGGCAGCATGGCTGCAACAAAAATGTCGATGGCAATCGCTTTGACAGCAATACTGGCCACTTCAGATGCGCTCACACCAATGGCACCTTGACCAATGCCAACAATGGCTGGTGTACCGACTGCGCCAAAAGACACGGCACTGGAGTCGGCGATAAGTGCCAATACCACGGCACTAAGGGGTGAAAACCCCAGAGCGACCAGTAACGGAGCGGCGATAGCCGCTGGAGTGCCAAAGCCGGCTGCACCTTCTAAAAAGCTGCCAAATAACCAAGCAACAATAATAAGTTGCACCCGCTTATCTGGGCTAATTTCAGCAAAACCTTGTTTGATAACCAAGGTCGCGCCAGTTTGTTGCAACACTTTAAGCAGCAAAATAGCACCGAATACTATCCATAAAATAGTCAGTGCTATGATCAGACCTTCCATTGTCGCTGCAGCAATTTGTACCCCAGGCACTTGCCAAACACTATAAGCACTAGTAGCGGTTAACAATAAGCTGATTGGCATCGCCGTTTTCGCGGGAAGGCGCAGCAAGACTAAGAATACAAATACACTCAGGATCGGAACCAAAGTGGTGATTAATTGCAACAAGTTCATGGTAGCGAAGTCCGTTTTATAATGCGTTTAGGTTAGCAGGTCAGCGCCGCCTTGGGTATGTTATTTACGCAGTATGCATTTACCGTATTTGGCAAAGAGAGTGTTATGGTATAACATTTCTTTTTGTTTCAGGCTCGATGGAATCTAGTATGCAAGATAATGCCAAGACAGTAGACATACCCAGTGAAGAAGATATTCGCAATGCCCCCGATTCTGACTATATGAATGATGCACAACTTGCGTTTTTCAAAGCCTACCTCATTGAATTACACGATATCACCCGAGCACATATCCGAAACGCCAAACAGGAGATGGCAAACCGACCGGAGTTAGCTGACCCCAGTGATTTAGCTTCTTGGGAAGAACAGTGCGCCATTTTGCTGCGGATTGTTGATAGAGAACAAAAGCTACTACCAAAAATTCAGCAGGCACTCGAACGAATCAGGTTAGGTGAATACGGGTATTGTGAAGAAACTGGAGAGCCCATTGGTATCCCGCGTTTATTGGCAAGACCGACTACCGAGTATTGCGCTGACGTAAAGCTCTGTCAAGAACTTAAAGAGCATGTGTACAGCGGTTAAGAGGGTGATGGTTTACCAAAAAGGTAACAAAATTCCATTGTCATCATTGCAAGTAAATTGAGAGTTACCATGCAAAAAACATCAAATTTATTACCAGATCCGTTTTCTGGTTGGGAGAGTGAATCAATGTTGGCCAGTTCAGCAGCACCAGCGGCTTCATGGGAAGCAGGAACAAGTCCTGTTTCA from Pseudoalteromonas sp. UG3-2 encodes the following:
- the mtnN gene encoding 5'-methylthioadenosine/S-adenosylhomocysteine nucleosidase, yielding MKVGIIGAMEQEVTILRNTMENPQTTSKGGFTFYSGKLAGHDVTLVQSGIGKVAATVATTLLIDNFAPDCVINTGSAGGFEPSLNVGDVVISSEVRHHDVDVTAFGYEIGQVPQMPAAFTSHDKLVEAAKQSVDALEGIQTMVGLVCTGDTFMCDPVRIDKARADFPTMLAVEMEGAAIAQACHSLNTPFVVIRSLSDIAGKESPHSFEEYLEVASVNSSKMVMALLAKLDKVTL
- a CDS encoding DUF2726 domain-containing protein codes for the protein MEFALLAILALVVVAAVVASKYTDVGGNPYPFNRKESVFTTVEASFLQLLERAVGDKYKIVSRIKLNDVLECKPGISAKARRAAVTKAKNKQLDFVLVDKESLKIVAAVDLVNNANKNGHKAQKDWFVNGALESAGIPHIRMKIKSGYQSAEVRAAILFKLGQKVEPPKKTRNRTFKPAVLSPSQAKAQSTQLAEI
- a CDS encoding L-lactate permease — its product is MNLLQLITTLVPILSVFVFLVLLRLPAKTAMPISLLLTATSAYSVWQVPGVQIAAATMEGLIIALTILWIVFGAILLLKVLQQTGATLVIKQGFAEISPDKRVQLIIVAWLFGSFLEGAAGFGTPAAIAAPLLVALGFSPLSAVVLALIADSSAVSFGAVGTPAIVGIGQGAIGVSASEVASIAVKAIAIDIFVAAMLPLIMVLMYSRFFSSQPSWRNGFVIAPFAILSAFAFTLPAYCVAWLFGPEFPSILGAMIGLAIICPMARKGMLLPRTPTPDSEPLETTTKQGLTIYRAWAPYILVALLLVLTRLPELPFKALLQSINMSWSHIFGSTISVTVMPLYIPGSVFVLTAALAIWLQAGTSKQFGAALKQTTTMLLPSLISLAAAVPMVRIFLFSEVNHANLPAMPLALAELVAAHLSHIWLFIAPLVGALGAFIAGSATFSNLMFASFQQALASQAGIEQQLVLALQMLGANGGNMIAVVNVVAAASVVGLQGKEGDIIRYTLLPMLYYCLAASTVAWLWFS
- a CDS encoding TraR/DksA C4-type zinc finger protein, with the translated sequence MQDNAKTVDIPSEEDIRNAPDSDYMNDAQLAFFKAYLIELHDITRAHIRNAKQEMANRPELADPSDLASWEEQCAILLRIVDREQKLLPKIQQALERIRLGEYGYCEETGEPIGIPRLLARPTTEYCADVKLCQELKEHVYSG